In Nicotiana tabacum cultivar K326 chromosome 19, ASM71507v2, whole genome shotgun sequence, one DNA window encodes the following:
- the LOC107795042 gene encoding glycine-rich RNA-binding protein GRP1A, with the protein MADAEYRCFVGGLAWATTDQTLGDAFSQYGEIVDSKIINDRETGRSRGFGFVTFKDEQAMRDAIEGMNGQDLDGRNITVNEAQSRGSGGGGGRGGGGGGYGGGGGYGGGGRREGGYGGGGGGYGGGRRDGGYGGGGGYGGGRREGGYGGGSEGSWRS; encoded by the exons ATGGCAGATGCTGAATACAGGTGCTTCGTCGGTGGGCTAGCATGGGCTACCACCGACCAAACACTTGGGGATGCTTTTTCTCAGTACGGTGAAATTGTCGACTCGAAG ATTATCAATGACAGAGAAACTGGTAGATCTAGAGGATTTGGATTTGTTACCTTCAAGGATGAGCAAGCTATGAGGGACGCTATTGAAGGGATGAACGGTCAGGACCTTGACGGTCGTAACATCACCGTCAACGAAGCCCAGTCTCGCGGAAGCGGCGGAGGCGGCGGTCGCGGTGGTGGCGGTGGAGGCTACGGAGGTGGTGGAGGCTACGGAGGTGGTGGCCGCCGTGAAGGTGGATACGGTGGCGGCGGTGGCGGTTACGGAGGTGGCCGCCGTGATGGTGGTTACGGTGGTGGTGGAGGTTATGGAGGTGGCCGTCGTGAAGGTGGTTACGGTGGTGGCTCTGAAGGAAGCTGGAGGAGTTAA